Proteins from a single region of Cydia strobilella chromosome 2, ilCydStro3.1, whole genome shotgun sequence:
- the LOC134754083 gene encoding F-box/LRR-repeat protein 14, with product MSAWTEEMLSWRDERLGLTELPSTTRRKHRSAPYRLHRPHLPVPYVPEPVPEPQGTHISRLYPELLALIFERLPVRDRGRAAQVCRAWRDAADRRSVWRGVEAALHLRRPAPVLFASLARRGVRKLQVLSLRRGLRDAVASLPGLESLSLSGCYSVTDAALASAFAAELPALRRLDLSLCKQVTDSSLGRIAQSLKNLEELELGGCSNVTDTGLLLIAWGLRKLRRLNLRSCWHVNDAGIAHLCGGGEARGTPELEHLGLQDCQRLTDEALKHTATGLPKLQSINLSFCVAVTDAGLRHLARLPLLEDVNLRACDGVSDVGVAYLAESGRLTALDVSFCDKVGDEALSHATLGLSGLRSLSLSACRLTDEGLERVARLSQLETLNIGQCTRVTDRGLHALSDGLRNLKAIDLYGCTCITPQGLKDIMKLPRLSVLNLGLWHVR from the coding sequence ATGAGTGCGTGGACGGAGGAAATGCTGTCCTGGCGTGACGAGCGGCTCGGCCTAACGGAGCTGCCGAGCACGACGAGGAGAAAACATAGGAGCGCGCCGTACAGACTGCATCGGCCACACTTGCCCGTGCCTTACGTGCCGGAGCCCGTTCCTGAGCCGCAGGGGACGCACATTTCGAGGTTATACCCGGAGCTCCTGGCGCTTATATTCGAAAGGCTTCCCGTGCGGGACCGAGGCCGCGCCGCTCAGGTGTGCCGCGCGTGGAGGGACGCGGCTGACCGCCGGTCCGTGTGGCGCGGCGTCGAGGCCGCTTTACATCTTCGCAGACCTGCCCCTGTTCTCTTCGCTTCCCTAGCCAGGAGAGGAGTCCGAAAACTACAAGTCCTGTCCCTTAGAAGAGGGCTGAGAGACGCTGTCGCGTCGCTTCCAGGCCTCGAGTCCCTTTCCCTAAGCGGTTGCTATAGTGTCACAGACGCCGCTTTAGCTAGCGCGTTCGCGGCGGAACTTCCAGCTTTAAGAAGATTAGACTTATCCCTATGTAAACAAGTAACCGACTCTTCCCTCGGGAGGATAGCGCAATCGCTCAAAAATTTGGAGGAGCTAGAATTAGGCGGATGTTCAAATGTTACGGATACGGGCCTACTTTTAATAGCGTGGGGATTAAGAAAGCTGCGACGTTTGAACCTCAGATCCTGTTGGCACGTGAACGACGCGGGCATAGCGCACCTGTGCGGCGGAGGTGAGGCGAGAGGCACGCCGGAGCTGGAGCATTTAGGACTACAAGACTGCCAGAGGCTGACCGACGAAGCTCTGAAACACACGGCAACCGGGCTTCCAAAACTACAATCGATCAACCTCTCCTTCTGCGTTGCCGTCACCGATGCGGGACTCAGGCATTTAGCGAGGCTTCCACTGTTAGAAGACGTGAATTTAAGGGCATGTGATGGTGTTTCCGATGTCGGTGTGGCGTATTTGGCCGAGAGCGGACGCTTGACCGCACTGGATGTGTCGTTTTGTGATAAAGTCGGTGACGAGGCGCTGTCCCACGCGACGCTGGGGCTGTCTGGGCTGCGCTCGTTATCGCTCAGCGCCTGTCGGCTGACGGACGAGGGCCTCGAGCGGGTCGCGAGGCTATCGCAGCTCGAGACGCTGAATATAGGCCAATGCACTCGCGTGACGGACCGAGGGCTGCACGCGCTGAGCGACGGCCTGCGCAACCTGAAGGCGATAGATCTCTACGGCTGTACGTGTATCACGCCGCAAGGCTTGAAAGACATCATGAAGTTGCCTCGGCTTAGTGTACTTAACCTCGGTCTCTGGCATGTGCGGTga